A part of Marinomonas rhizomae genomic DNA contains:
- a CDS encoding acetolactate synthase 3 large subunit, with translation MELLSGGEMIARFLKDEGVEYIYGYPGGAALHIYDALHRQSDVKHILVRHEQAATHMADGYARATGKAGTVLVTSGPGATNTVTGIATAYMDSIPMVIICGQVMSYLIGEDAFQETDMIGVSRPIVKHSFTVKHPSEIPMIMKKAYHIASTGRPGPVVIDVPKDMTMPGDKYEYKYPESVSIRSYTPPTKGHSGQIKKAVELLLAAKRPIIYAGGGVIMGGASDLLVKLAKSLNVPVTNTLMGLGGYPGTDKQSVGMLGMHGSYEANMTMHHSDVILAVGARFDDRVTNDPDKFCPGAKIIHIDIDPAAISKTIRADVPIVGPVNQVLEEMLSLVDGQSSNTEALVGWWKQINEWRLVHGGRYDTSSEKIKPQAAVEACWRATKGDAFVASDVGQHQMFAAQYYKFDKPNRWVNSGGLGTMGFGLPAAMGVKMSFPEETVVCVTGEGSIQMNIQELSTCLQYGLPVKILCLNNGYLGMVRQWQDMNYEGRYSNSYMDSLPDFKVLMDAYRHKYVEIRTKDELDAKMEEAFAMKDQLVFINCYVDPEEHVYPMQVPRGAMRDMFLSKTERT, from the coding sequence GACGTAAAGCATATTCTGGTTAGGCATGAACAAGCTGCAACGCACATGGCTGATGGCTATGCGCGCGCCACGGGAAAAGCGGGTACGGTTCTCGTGACTTCAGGTCCAGGTGCAACCAATACTGTTACTGGTATTGCGACAGCCTATATGGACTCTATTCCCATGGTCATTATTTGTGGTCAGGTTATGAGCTACCTGATCGGCGAAGATGCGTTCCAAGAAACCGATATGATTGGTGTATCTCGCCCAATTGTGAAGCACAGCTTCACGGTCAAGCATCCTTCTGAAATTCCGATGATCATGAAAAAGGCGTATCACATTGCTAGCACTGGTCGTCCAGGCCCTGTTGTGATTGATGTGCCAAAAGACATGACCATGCCAGGTGATAAATACGAATACAAATACCCAGAATCTGTTTCTATTCGCTCTTATACGCCACCAACGAAAGGTCACAGCGGTCAAATTAAAAAAGCCGTTGAGCTTCTTCTTGCTGCCAAGCGCCCAATCATCTATGCCGGTGGTGGCGTCATCATGGGCGGTGCATCTGATTTGCTAGTTAAACTGGCGAAATCATTGAATGTTCCTGTTACTAACACACTGATGGGCTTGGGCGGATACCCAGGAACCGATAAGCAGTCTGTTGGTATGCTGGGCATGCATGGCTCTTACGAAGCGAATATGACAATGCATCACAGCGATGTGATTTTGGCTGTTGGCGCTCGCTTTGATGACCGTGTAACGAATGACCCGGATAAATTCTGCCCTGGCGCGAAAATCATTCATATTGATATCGACCCTGCTGCTATCTCTAAAACCATCAGAGCAGATGTGCCAATTGTTGGTCCTGTTAATCAGGTTTTGGAAGAGATGCTGTCTTTAGTTGATGGTCAAAGTTCAAACACTGAAGCGCTTGTAGGCTGGTGGAAGCAAATCAATGAATGGCGTTTAGTGCACGGTGGTCGTTACGATACTAGTAGCGAAAAGATCAAGCCCCAGGCTGCAGTCGAAGCTTGCTGGCGTGCTACTAAAGGTGATGCCTTTGTTGCGTCTGACGTAGGTCAGCATCAAATGTTTGCGGCGCAGTACTATAAATTCGATAAACCTAACCGTTGGGTTAATTCCGGTGGTTTGGGTACGATGGGATTTGGTCTTCCTGCGGCGATGGGCGTGAAGATGAGCTTCCCTGAAGAAACCGTAGTATGTGTAACGGGTGAAGGTAGTATTCAAATGAATATTCAAGAGCTTTCAACCTGTTTGCAATACGGTTTGCCAGTGAAAATCTTGTGTTTGAATAATGGCTACTTGGGCATGGTCCGTCAGTGGCAAGACATGAACTATGAAGGTCGTTACTCAAACTCCTACATGGATTCATTGCCTGACTTTAAAGTATTGATGGATGCTTATCGCCATAAGTACGTTGAAATTCGAACCAAAGATGAACTCGATGCCAAGATGGAAGAAGCGTTTGCGATGAAAGATCAACTGGTCTTCATTAACTGTTACGTGGATCCAGAAGAGCATGTGTATCCAATGCAAGTGCCTCGTGGCGCGATGCGCGATATGTTCTTGAGCAAGACGGAGCGTACCTAA
- the ilvN gene encoding acetolactate synthase small subunit, which produces MRHIISVLMENEPGALSRVVGLFSQRNFNIESLNVAATDDPTLSRLTLTTFGSDQVVEQITKQLNKLIDVVKLVDLTEGQHIERELMLVKVRATGAQRAEVKRTVDIFRGNIVDMTPSIYTVQIVGESDKLDGFLQALGGAHLLEVVRTGVSGIARGEKTLSL; this is translated from the coding sequence ATGCGACATATTATTTCTGTATTGATGGAAAACGAGCCGGGTGCTTTGTCGCGAGTAGTTGGTTTGTTCTCACAGCGTAACTTTAACATCGAATCATTGAACGTAGCGGCAACGGATGATCCAACTTTGTCTCGTCTCACTTTGACGACGTTTGGTTCTGATCAAGTCGTTGAGCAAATCACTAAGCAACTGAATAAGTTGATTGATGTGGTGAAGCTGGTGGACTTGACCGAAGGTCAGCACATTGAGCGTGAATTGATGCTGGTTAAGGTTCGTGCTACTGGTGCTCAGCGCGCTGAAGTGAAACGTACCGTTGATATCTTCCGTGGCAACATTGTAGATATGACACCTTCTATTTACACGGTTCAAATCGTGGGCGAGTCGGATAAGCTAGATGGATTCTTGCAAGCCTTGGGCGGTGCTCATTTGCTTGAAGTGGTTCGAACTGGTGTTTCTGGTATTGCTCGTGGTGAAAAGACACTGTCTTTGTAA
- a CDS encoding Lrp/AsnC family transcriptional regulator, whose product MDKTNWKLLKLLEGNGRLTYAELGKLVHLTAPAVAERVRKLEESGVITGYSVQVNLEKAGIPITALVECQVYRTKEREFKALVMGLEEVIECYNVTGPYAFVLKVGVKSMSKLDALLERLIDLSDTNTMMIMTTPVKRIMPLNIAQED is encoded by the coding sequence ATGGATAAGACGAATTGGAAGCTACTTAAACTGTTGGAAGGAAATGGCCGTTTAACCTACGCAGAACTTGGAAAGCTAGTTCACCTGACAGCCCCAGCGGTCGCTGAACGCGTTAGAAAACTGGAAGAATCTGGTGTGATTACTGGATACAGTGTCCAAGTCAATTTAGAAAAAGCAGGAATCCCTATTACTGCTTTGGTTGAGTGTCAGGTTTATCGAACCAAAGAGCGTGAGTTTAAAGCACTTGTTATGGGTTTAGAGGAAGTGATTGAATGCTATAACGTCACAGGGCCTTATGCTTTTGTACTCAAAGTAGGGGTGAAGTCTATGTCTAAACTTGATGCATTATTAGAGCGGTTAATTGATTTGAGCGATACCAACACCATGATGATAATGACCACACCAGTCAAACGCATCATGCCATTAAATATCGCTCAAGAGGATTAG
- a CDS encoding DMT family transporter, with translation MSIAHIFLWATAAIWGFAFVAQSVGMESLGPHSFNAMRFLLATLSLLPLLFIFRPKQSQNNRKLWLGGLAAGSCLFLGFTCQQVGLQYTTAGNAGFITSMYIVFVPILGLMLGHRTEKHTWVGVGLALIGLYSLTVGPNLSINKGDAIELLGTLFWTGHVLLIGYLSRYVSALPLSIVQFSVATILATITAFTLETPTFEGIKMAWWPLVYAGVASSGIAFTLQTLGQKNVSPSISALILSSEAVFAVLGGWIFMEEILSTRALIGCGFIMTGMIISQRPRKAITAEVAVS, from the coding sequence ATGTCGATTGCACACATTTTTTTATGGGCGACTGCCGCCATTTGGGGCTTTGCCTTTGTCGCCCAAAGTGTCGGCATGGAAAGCCTTGGACCACACAGTTTTAACGCTATGAGATTTCTATTAGCCACCTTATCGCTTTTACCTTTATTGTTTATTTTCAGACCCAAACAGTCTCAAAACAACCGTAAATTATGGTTAGGCGGCCTCGCAGCGGGTAGCTGTTTATTTTTAGGTTTTACGTGCCAACAAGTAGGCCTGCAATACACCACAGCAGGTAATGCAGGTTTTATCACTAGCATGTACATTGTGTTTGTGCCGATATTAGGACTTATGCTTGGCCATAGAACAGAGAAACATACTTGGGTCGGTGTAGGATTGGCATTAATTGGCTTATACAGCCTGACTGTTGGGCCAAACCTATCTATCAATAAAGGCGATGCGATAGAATTATTAGGCACTTTATTTTGGACTGGCCATGTATTACTGATAGGTTATTTATCTCGATATGTATCTGCTTTACCGCTTTCGATTGTGCAGTTTTCCGTGGCAACTATATTAGCCACCATAACGGCCTTTACATTAGAAACACCCACGTTTGAAGGCATTAAAATGGCTTGGTGGCCTTTAGTTTATGCAGGTGTCGCTTCATCCGGTATTGCCTTCACATTACAAACGCTAGGGCAAAAAAATGTTTCGCCGAGTATAAGCGCTCTTATTCTCTCATCTGAAGCGGTATTTGCCGTATTAGGGGGCTGGATATTTATGGAGGAAATTCTTTCAACCCGCGCTTTGATTGGTTGTGGTTTTATCATGACAGGGATGATTATTAGTCAGAGGCCAAGAAAAGCCATCACAGCAGAAGTTGCGGTAAGCTAA